A single genomic interval of Mangifera indica cultivar Alphonso chromosome 5, CATAS_Mindica_2.1, whole genome shotgun sequence harbors:
- the LOC123216991 gene encoding actin-related protein 3 gives MDPTSRPAVVIDNGTGYTKMGFAGNVEPCFILPTVVAVNESFLDQSRKSSKANWLAQYNAGVMADLDFFIGDEALTKSRSSSTYNLSYPIRHGQVDNWDAMERYWQQCIFNYLRCDPEDHYFLLTESPLTAPESREYTGEIMFETFNIPGLYIAVNSVLALAAGYTTSKCEMTGVVVDVGDGVTHVVPVAEGYVIGGSIKSVPIAGKDVTFFIQQLMRERGENVPPEDSFEVARKVKEMYCYTSSDIVKEYNKHDREPTKYIKQWRGIKPKTGAPYTCDIGYERFLGPEIFFNPEIYSSDFTTSLPAVIDKCIQSAPIDTRRALYKNIVLSGGSTMFKDFHRRLQRDLKKIVDARVLASDARLGGELKAQPVEVNVVSHSIQRFAVWFGGSVLASTPEFFAACHTKEEYEEYGASICRANPVFKGMY, from the exons atgGACCCTACCTCTCGTCCGGCCGTCGTCATCGACAATGGCACCGG GTATACTAAGATGGGTTTTGCGGGTAACGTAGAGCCTTGTTTTATTCTTCCAACTGTAGTAGCAGTCAACGAGTCATTTCTAGACCAATCTAGAAAGTCTTCAAAGGCCAATTGGCTTGCGCAATACAACGCAGGCGTCATGGCAGACCTTGATTTCTTTATCGGGGATGAAGCTTTGACGAAGTCACGATCTAGTAGTACTTATAATCTTAGTTATCCTATTAGGCATGGCCAGGTCGATAATTGGGATGCTATGGAGCGGTATTGGCAGCaatgtatttttaattacttgCGGTGTGATCCCGAGgatcattattttttgttgacaGAGAGTCCTCTCACTGCACCAGAGAGTAGAGAATATACCGGTGAGATTATGTTCGAGACTTTTAATATTCCGGGTCTTTATATTGCGGTGAATTCGGTGCTTGCTCTTGCAGCTGGTTACACGACATCTAAG TGTGAGATGACAGGAGTTGTTGTGGATGTTGGAGATGGGGTCACTCATGTTGTACCTGTTGCAGAAGGTTATGTTATTGGGGGTAGCATCAAATCAGTTCCTATTGCTGGAAAAGATGTTACTTTCTTTATTCAACAGCTCATGCGG GAAAGAGGAGAGAATGTACCACCTGAAGACTCATTTGAGGTTGCTCGAAAAGTAAAAGAAATGTATTGCTATACAAGTTCAGACATTGTGAAG GAGTACAACAAGCATGACAGAGAACCAACAAAGTACATTAAGCAATGGAGAGGTATCAAACCAAAAACAGGGGCACCATACACTTGTGATATTGGTTATGAGCGATTTCTTGGCCCTGAG ATTTTCTTTAACCCAGAGATCTATAGCAGTGATTTCACCACTTCTTTACCAGCTGTAATAGACAAGTGTATCCAGTCTGCACCAATTGACACAAGAAGGGCTTTGTACAAG AATATAGTTTTATCTGGAGGGTCAACCATGTTTAAGGACTTCCACCGAAGGTTGCAACGGGATTTGAAGAAGATTGTGGATGCTCGGGTTCTTGCATCTGATGCTCGACTTGGTGGTGaattaaaa GCACAACCTGTGGAAGTTAATGTTGTCAGCCATTCTATCCAGAGATTTGCTGTTTGGTTTGGTGGCTCAGTACTTGCATCAACGCCTGAATTTTTTGCG GCTTGCCACACAAAAGAAGAGTACGAGGAATATGGAGCCAGCATATGCCGCGCAAATCCTGTCTTCAAGGGGATGTATTGA